The nucleotide sequence TTAATTTTTCGAAGTTTTGGTTGATGCTAGGATATACTAGAGATAACTTGTCCTAcagttttaacaatataaatcagTCTCGTAAAACACATTACCACACGATCACGTATGAATTTGGAATGTGctcttcaattttaaatttatactttAGCTATACCTGACGATTTGAGATTGATATTGTGGCAAATATACTCGGGTTTACATaatcttgaaatatttattgttatgtgTTTCTCAATTTTGCCTCAGTCAGTTTTTCAAGCGCTGTGTTTGGTAAGTCATCACTTCTTTGACAggtctttttttgtaaatgccaaaaatatataaacctttaatagtGTTCTATGAATATTCCCTCAACAACAACACCAGCAGCATTCATAACAAACATGTCATCACACACAACAACATCATCctcagcaacaacaacaacaactactgctacaaacaacaacaacaacagcaacaacattataattttcatttccgATTAcaaatcttaaaaacaaattaaaaaaacccaCTCATACATTGTCAATTAGGGTCATTTCTATTCAATTGTTGAACTAAAGCAATGgcgaaataaaataaaaatcattaaatattaatttatatttatcaattaaagaaCAACGTTAATTCTGAGAAGGGAAACCCCCATTTTAGTTTCTCTATGATGTAAGCGCGGGATATACTCTACTTGAATAATAACCTTTTTTACCTTTCCCTTTAAATCTTAGTCGTAAATCAATGCATATTCAGTACTCGAAAAAGTTCGTGTAATGAATAATGCAGATATAACATGCGCATTTAGTTGTTGTAATGATTTCTAGTCCCGAGGCATGCCCAGCCAGCCGAGCCAAAAAAACAAGTCCGGACAGCCGTCTGGTCAAATCAATCAGCCCACTCGAGCGACCGAAGTAAAACTACACAAAGCTAAGGAGCCCTGGAAACCAAGACGTTTTAAACGCGGTACCAGCAAAAAGGAAGTGGCGGGAAACGACGATGCAGCAGAGGTAACAAAAGCCATAGAATAAATTTTGATCTCGTTAGCCATTATCCCTGAATGCTAAGTCCAGAGTAAATATCTGTCAAGTTCAGGTACAGTTTGAATAATATACATTTCGCTTAATCATGTTTTCTATTTACTTTATTCCGTTCCGTCTTACTGTCCGTCCtaccgtccgtctgtctgtagAAAAGATGATGTGTGCGCTTCATCTCCGAAATCCATTGcctgatttaaatgaaacttcatataaaGAAAAGTGCCTGTCATGGTGAGAGATTTTGATGGGATTATTTCCTACATATTTGTGGCCCTTTGTTTGTTTACTAGAAAGTATACAGTGAGTCACATATCTGCTTGTGCATTCCATCTCCAAGAACTCAGGCCCGATCTTGCTATAATGCCACAACGGTGATACTCTTTAAGCCTTGTTATGCCTGCCGTAAGCATGTTtggaattaaatatatttcacatagTTATGGCCCattttcaaagcaaaaacatttttagggTAATCATACCAGGCTGACTCAATATCAAGGTAGTGAAGTCATTGCAAGATTTCTCGATCAACAGTGACATTGTTAAACGCAGGATGTACACATCACTCTACATAATCACTAGCTTCTCTCATTTTAGGACCTATACCAGGAGACAGAATGTCTTCTTGACAGGCTGACAGCGGAGCAGTTTCAGGAATTCGAGTCACAGATGAAGGCCCTAAAGATTGACACGGAAGATAAAATGAAGGTGGTCGTTGATCTTGTCTATGAGAAGGTTCGTTATTATTCGCAAAATTCATAGTTAACATGTGCATCTGTTTTCATAAGCTTTGTAGGTGGGTGAaggcaaatgttttaataaattgtagtTTCTACTTTCAGGCCATGAGTGAACCTAACATCAGTGTGGCCTACGCCTACATGTGTAAATGTCTATCAATGGTAGGCTGGACTACGTCACATGTTATCAAAAGCTAGATTCGTTTATAATCTATTGATATGTGCATAAGTTATTTTTCctcaatacaataaaaaaataatatagctGTGTTGATATTTCctttaaatgtatgatttttCTGTTATAAGTTtgtataaattgaaaacattccAAGAAGTTTTTTGCCTAATAAGGCCATGCGGTCTACACATTAACTCCACTGTGAAGAATGACTCCTGTATCTGTTTCCTTTGTAACCATTACTGTATGCTTTTGAAAGACGAAGAGCATGTTATTCTTGCGAGGAGCAACCCTATTTCCTCTGCGCTTTGAGATAAATAtcttaaccactagaccactctcatcagTAATAAAGCGGGCAATTTCAAATTAGGGAAGCAGTATCATCAATTaagacatatttatatgaatttgaAATTTCAGATTCAAGTCCAGTCCAAACAAGGGAAGGTTATTAACTTTAGAGCCGTGTTGTTGACGCGATGTCAACGTGAATTCGAAATGAACAATTCGTCAAATCCCGCCTTTGTCACCAAACACAATGAAATCTCCAAACACGAAAATGTGAGTTCAATGGGATGATCTAGCACATTTTGTCACATCTAATTTACACTGATCAGTAACGTTATGCCAATGTAAAAGTCAGTTCGcagtttttttgtcagaaaaaaatgtgaacGGAAAAAGGTCACTGTTGCATTTCCATTTAATTGAGCTGAActctaaaataaacaattcgTTTTCTCACTATCACTGTCATATACCTGTGTTATAAAAAGTGTAATACGACAGTTTCATTATCAAAACAagtgaaattgtttttgtttttaggaCAGGATATAATTTATGTCTGCCATAATGTaaagaattgtattttaaaatgtgtttatttttattttaagctttTCTATTACCAAGAGGTAAATGTAATGAGGTGTTTGCCAAAGCTTTACCAGCGTTGTCGTCGTCAGCGCTCAAACCACATGGCTTTAACTCGTGGTCACGAAGAGTGACCAATGTCAAATAAGCAAGGCgcatcattgttttaataactGTCGAGATTTTCTCTTGTTCTACCGAAAACAACACAATAAGATGGCGTTGATGTGCGCTCCAGTGCGATCTTGTTCGCCAAGTTACAtgtaaacattgtcattgtataaagaaaatgaataacCATAAACCTTCAGCCGtgcttgttatttttattgtgataattgcTCAATTACAGAAAAGAAcaataaaagaattaaaaaaagaactCCGTTACGAAGAGGCCAAAACCAAACAAAGATCTCTAGGAAATATAAGGTAAGATAGTAGGAAAGTGTTAAAATACGCATTTCAAGGGATCTCTTCTCTACTACGAGTGAACTGAatgtatcatgtttaaattaaacacacttGCAGTTTAAGAATGTGACATATTCAAATGTGGACatatttatgtacaaaacaatgtGGACAGAATGAACAATGTACGtaaatctcatttttttcaaattaaccGGAAAATACATAAAGGGTTATCCATGTGATTTCGAATACAAATAACATGTATTAAAGGAAGCTGATTTCCATATTAAAGCTTATTAACACAGGTACACAGTACGTCATGTATAATAGtaataaatcttttttaaaacagcttCCGTTTTCATTTCAGGTTCATGGGGGAATTATTTAAggttaaaatgttcaatgaaaGAATAATGCATGATTGTGTGTTCACATTACTTCGGGCTAAGGACCCTGAGAGTTTagcgtgtgtgtgtatgttattAACAACTATAGGAAAAGAACTTGATACAGACAATGCCAAGGTAGGTTGCAGtagattataaataaattattgtatttggGACGGCCTTGCAATAAATTCACTATTGTCATCATTTAGAATATAAGTGTTTAGTTTTGTTGACAGCGTTTCTATATATTTGGTATATACAAATCTAACGACATTGAATATTACTATCATAAATAAAGCTTTCGGATGATGCCCTTGTATTTTTGTGAACGCTTCACGTGACAGAGATCAAcgcatattttcattttatacagCCCCGTATGGATCAGTATTTCCAACAGATAGCTAAACTAGCTAACAAAAAAACTACCTCTGCAAGAGTTAGATTTATGCTTCAGGATATGATAAATATTAGATTAGTAAGTATGGCATCTTTTGTGTATTTCAATGTCTATGACCTCTCTGAAAAATACATTGCGTAGTACATTCTGTCATCATGAAACATTGTTTGTGGAAAACATGTTAGGCTCTGAACGGAAATAGATATAAAGTTTGACTGAAAATATCTCCAAGACATGTGTCGACATCCATTTGTGCctcattttgtaataatttgtcaGACTCTAGAGATAATTTATAGCTTTTGTAAGTTAATCCATATATGATAATTGTTAACCCTTTGTGACATACAGTGAAGACATATTGATTCCTTGTTACTGACGACCAATAGCTAAACAAAATCCACATAATATGCgttataagaaataaatgatCCCGttacaataaatgtgttgtaattgctaaaactgtttttatgttttactcgAAGCCCGTTGCTGGCATTATTACACGACCCAGTTCACCAAATCCCATGATTACCCTTGCTCATGTTTGACACAACAGAACAAGTGGATACCGCGACGGTCAAACATCAACATCAATATCATCGACCAGATTCACAGGGAAGTCATACAGGAGAGGCAGGAGCAGGCCCTTCCAACTCAACAATTCAAAGAACAATTGAAGTTTCAGAAGGGCGGTATGTCGGTTGATATGCATGTAATGATATTGCATTCTCTAGATGGCAATACCAATTACGAGGTTTATATGGGTGTGACCCGAGTAACGTATTGTGTTAATCTGTTTATGATGctgtttattatatacatgttgtacGTCAGAGCTGACACGATGGAGCTGGGCTTGATCATATTATAAAGATATGCCTTTTCAATCTCGAAATATAACCCGAATAGGTCATAATGTGTCGGTCCATTTGGAAATGGTTGTCGAGAACAGAATCAGCAAATACTGtacaacattaataaataaaaatttaattacatgtatatacatgaatataaatacCAGCGATCAATAGTTTTAGCGATATGACCAGTGATTAGTTCGGGAGGCGTTGAATGGCTTGCCGGTCAAAAGTCAAAAGCTTTTGTTATGAGCTCGGGATAGGAAAATGTGAAGAATTGTCATCGAACAATAGTTCACTGGATTGTTCCCGATCTGCAATAGGGTACGACCTTTCAGCGATAACCTTTcggtattataaatattaaaccttttttaagaTCGTTCCAGTCCAACCTTTGGTCAGATAGTTGTCGGTGGGAGTAGTCAGGTACATCGTTTGAACATGGTTGGCAAACAAACAGCGCTCAGCTCAGTAAACCGGTCAAAAGACCCACCACGCATCAACATTTCTAAGGTACACATCCAGGGACTTCAACCATATAATGAAGGGCAAAAACAATTTTGAGGTTTGTTACTCGTTTATAGGAGAGAATCATAATTAGAAAGAACAGGAAATGTTATTCCTTaaaatagtaacttgtaaagttttttttttaaaaaaacaaatcataaaaacaTCCTTTTATGAAACGATTGCTATTTTACAGGAAAACGGGCATAAGGCAGGC is from Mya arenaria isolate MELC-2E11 chromosome 9, ASM2691426v1 and encodes:
- the LOC128245825 gene encoding eukaryotic translation initiation factor 4 gamma 1-like, which encodes MKQQQIDSIAKKNLQSTLYVTTENSRPEIATLKQTLNEASRKPMGQMYEFQKNENLILTETLFGKVEDLQNKQPLMTYDGGAENTAPQSDTVPQVGEQKSFISRQMQELPFKEKLVKVQRTAMLFNAMFEYLMLVLQWFADMPHVRHMPVPGSFRYVLATKWFKQWKSYVGYDSWENYNAGDESANPGPIDNSPLLKMGTKTLKKHLIDDLNYTLVPFEAWTALVSWYSITDNQSRGMPSQPSQKNKSGQPSGQINQPTRATEVKLHKAKEPWKPRRFKRGTSKKEVAGNDDAAEDLYQETECLLDRLTAEQFQEFESQMKALKIDTEDKMKVVVDLVYEKAMSEPNISVAYAYMCKCLSMIQVQSKQGKVINFRAVLLTRCQREFEMNNSSNPAFVTKHNEISKHENKRTIKELKKELRYEEAKTKQRSLGNIRFMGELFKVKMFNERIMHDCVFTLLRAKDPESLACVCMLLTTIGKELDTDNAKPRMDQYFQQIAKLANKKTTSARVRFMLQDMINIRLNKWIPRRSNININIIDQIHREVIQERQEQALPTQQFKEQLKFQKGDRSSPTFGQIVVGGSSQVHRLNMVGKQTALSSVNRSKDPPRINISKENGHKAGRFAGTGENSTGGNSIRARMKIAKSRTPAERSEEYFGRRIPRKSPTIGEGRDRVGFGRPPRLKTRLSQEQLNEDFDITKDGHSAPAPDIPLTEIADRLHDLIVVRREDNETIYNWI